One genomic region from Neospora caninum Liverpool complete genome, chromosome V encodes:
- a CDS encoding putative RNase H, with protein MINPPLHQKQPWGFGRPARATEAASPRGVSVSGRPSFSPPQLCASREVFPYCPLAVALSSVAHSSVSSTPRLPVSASRTAAPRSSSAAPAVGPAGDSVSARAFECRSGASLEEGKSPVSPAGSRPSPLAGAVCPRDEASATRLTVEDHPDPARGVRSPIGARQQLGGSEAVCEAPSGAASSLNHPRLKPRPSPASHVSSFGTMASVQRRPRTDASVSTRVAAESPLGPSGAHTGSPGGRAFASARPVEGRRGWSVGRGFSGATRLAAKNGPVESWVGTLSPAGLDEQASVETSASSAAVERESPGLWSLAEVGQGVSRVTPAAPSLASSVEEASPSRLAATVQTSEEEQESPWTHLVRESNQPFAPVIGHYVEGFTSSSSGSSTSVSPSPRRQSSPVRRRVGSRAPGDPVVGGEVAWYPRGRSGRHSRGRSSGDREGSDRSSSSEAETPAPEAGLFGMHAGSQFLQLSRALLGADYRRSSDPSSDADSDIDRQRLEQQQLLQELRLRTLGLGAGHAKHGRASAYRRARATAGAVALSATDQSGSGWVRTAAAPGVERDWGGRAEDFRGFRDHEEGTGRAGASVSGSSSVPQSAFGSRRARGDAPVAGSREGYGLDTRIRRGRSMRRRSPPERGSQVRRGRQVRVSGGESQSSLAGLQLLADGTFLGALLFGDQMLSAEGLKTDDSDVSSGPDACPSPVVVPAEGRRGADARRPIRTPRSVKATEDPQLSGANGRDSPHEDCIRSGDTVSDAEEGFPRSSPRTAAQAGAGWNGETSPMSQTSLASGAERGGFADRSSSGRGCGYQSPRAQRQVGTQGRVFERGYGDPESVSSTDTGDECAAAHADRETNREGPGFRGDGRGRRFGRGAGASTAVENTTFMSFLSQLTGQAHVSEGGASRVAVSSRSRCDSSVSESARGAGEAGYELSPAPRIVSEKTGADWPSDSGGERVREPPWRLTPGEPSSGNAESGEGLHFRNGLRVSTGERAAQETHLLENAAFDAPLSPGVELDPRSGLFLDCHKLEASYLPSQRPSLSGTTISGISSKHRPSDEFDWEAAPLSRRSSQTSERPVGLSPVLNVQRPFVGGRGCDVSLFSVGEAGRSALAGGANEAPREGRGLQLVPPAEQKGTKGRAAGSGDPVTLGAKARTADANAVNGLGGLRGLCGVREVHCHPLGRPEEERDRVPAGWRPLANGESAKGRKGVGGCEAERQEKRRVDRPCPSADPWGGEHLQSLPETPESDSQTGSFFSMGALAVFLAPETRGSAAAVSRQPVVREGGQGEMRQRTLSKEDGDEMGQELCGPGGASLHGAVQRAPKGGFKVKFGFSAFRVSPRKRLQGIKKPDKLCNKKDSSPNARDDRRVGQAGMDTIKR; from the exons ATGATCAATCCGCCTCTGCACCAGAAACAGCCCTGGGGCTTCGGACGACCAGCTCGAGCGACGGAGGCAGCGAGCCCGCGGGGCGTCAGCGTGTCGGGCCGgccgtctttctccccgcCGCAGCTCTGTGCGTCTCGAGAAGTTTTCCCTTATTGTCCCTTGGCCGTCGCTCTGTCGTCTGTGGCCCATTCGTCTGTGTCATCtacgcctcgtctccccgtGTCGGCGTCTCGAACGGCCGCGCCGCGATCGTCTTCCGCAGCCCCCGCTGTGGGTCCGGCGGGcgactctgtctccgctcgcgcCTTCGAGTGTCGGAGCGGCGCTTCTCTGGAAGAGGGGAagtctccagtgtctcctgcTGGATCgcggccgtctcctctggcgGGCGCCGTTTGCCCGCGTGACGAAGCGTCGGCAACTCGCCTCACTGTTGAGGACCACCCGGACCCAGCGAGGGGAGTGCGATCGCCGATtggagcgagacagcagctAGGGGGCTCTGAGGCGGTATGTGAGGCGCCGAGCGGTGCTGCGTCTAGTTTGAATCACCCCCGGTTGAAGCCAAGGCCTTCCCCTGCCTCGcatgtctcttctttcgggACCATGGCTTCTGTGCAGCGACGGCCGCGCACCGACGCGTCCGTGTCAACGCGTGTCGCGGCCGAGTCTCCACTTGGGCCTTCGGGCGCACACACCGGGTCTCCGGGGGGGCGTGCTTTCGCCTCGGCCAGGCCTGTGGAAGGCCGTCGCGGCTGGAGCGTCGGCCGTGGCTTCTCCGGCGCAACCCGTTTGGCTGCAAAAAACGGTCCAGTCGAGAGCTGGGTAGGAACCTTGTCGCCGGCGGGACTCGACGAACAAGCGAGCGTGGAGACGTCCGCGTCGTCAGCCGCGGTCGAGAGGGAATCGCCTGGTCTCTGGAGCCTCGCAGAGGTCGGCCaaggcgtttctcgcgtgACTCcggccgcgccttctctggccTCTTCAGTGGAAGAGGCTTCGCcatctcgcctcgccgcaaCGGTACAGACATCCGAGGAGGAACAGGAGTCGCCTTGGACCCATCTGGTCCGGGAGTCGAACCAGCCCTTCGCCCCCGTGATAGGCCACTACGTCGAAGGCTTCACGAGCAGCAGCTCTGGAAGTAGcacttctgtctcgccctcgccgcgtcgGCAGTCGAGCCCCGTGCGCCGCCGCGTCGGCAGTCGAGCCCCGGGGGATCCTGTGGTCGGCGGGGAGGTCGCCTGGTACCCGCGGGGCCGCTCTGGGAGACACTCTCGTGGGCGATCCAGCGGGGATCGCGAGGGTAGCGACCGCAGCAGTTCCTCGGAGGCCGAGACGCCAGCGCCGGAGGCCGGACTGTTTGGGATGCACGCTGGCAGTCAGTTTCTGCAGCTTTCTCGCGCCCTTCTGGGGGCAGACTACAGACGCAGTTCCGATCCGAGCTCGGACGCAGACAGCGACATCGACCGGCAAAGACTGGaacagcagcagctgcttcagGAGCTCCGCCTGAGAACCCTCGGCTTGGGCGCCGGACACGCGAAACACGGCCGCGCTTCGGCCTATAGACGGGCGCGAGCGACTGCAGGGGCGGTCGCGTTGTCCGCGACAGACCAGAGCGGCTCCGGCTGGGTCCGGACGGCTGCTGCCCCGGGAGTCGAGAGGGACTGGGGGGGGCGAGCTGAAGACTTTCGAGGGTTCCGCGACCATGAAGAAGGGACGGGAAGAGCAGGCGCCTCCGTGTCGGGATCATCTTCGGTGCCGCAAAGCGCTTTCGGTTCGAGACGCGCCCGAGGAGATGCGCCCGTGGCCGGCTCCCGCGAGGGGTATGGGCTAGACACGCGCATTCGACGCGGTCGGAGCATGCGCCGGAGGTCGCCCCCTGAGCGCGGGAGTCAGgtgaggagaggcaggcaggTGCGCGTCTCGGGTGGCGAGTCGCAGAGCTCTCTCGCAGGTTTGCAGCTCTTGGCAGATGGTACCTTCTTGGGTGCGCTGCTTTTCGGAGACCAGATGCTGAGTGCTGAAGGCCTCAAAACCGACGACAGCGACGTCTCCTCGGGCCCTGACGCTTGCCCGTCCCCGGTGGTGGTCCCCGCAGAGGGACGCAGAGGGGCGGACGCGCGACGGCCTATTCGCACCCCCCGCAGCGTGAAAGCTACGGAAGATCCTCAGTTGAGCGGCGCAAACGGCCGAGACAGTCCACATGAAGACTGCATCCGCTCAGGGGATACAGTGTCGGATGCAGAGGAAGGGTTTCCCCGATCTTCGCCCCGTACTGCTGCGCAGGCCGGAGCGGGTTGGAATGGAGAAACGAGTCCGATGTCACAGACGAGTTTGGCCTCAGGGGCCGAGCGGGGTGGCTTCGCCGACCGTTCGTCTTCTGGGCGAGGTTGCGGCTACCAGTCGCCGAGAGCGCAGCGACAGGTCGGGACCCAAGGGCGTGTCTTTGAACGCGGATACGGAGATCCCGAGTCCGTTTCCTCCACCGACACAGGAGACGAGTGTGcggctgcgcatgcagacagagaaacgaaccGCGAGGGTCCGGGTTTCCGGGGGGACGGTCGAGGCCGTCGTTTCGGAAGAGGGGCGGGCGCATCCACGGCTGTGGAGAACACGACGTTCATGTCTTTCCTCAGTCAGTTGACTGGACAGGCGCATGTTTccgaaggcggcgcgagtCGCGTGGCCGTTTCCAGTCGCAGCCGTTGCGACAGCAGCGTCAGTGAAtcagcgagaggcgctggcgaggcCGGCTACGAACtgtcgccggcgccgcgcaTCGTCTCAGAGAAGACCGGAGCGGACTGGCCGAGCGACTCGGGAGGGGAGAGGGTTCGAGAGCCGCCGTGGAGGCTGACGCCTGGGGAGCCTAGCTCCGGAAATGCAGAATCGGGCGAAGGCCTTCACTTTCGGAACGGCCTGCGAGTCTCGACAGGCGAGCGTgcggcgcaggagacacatCTGCTCGAGAACGCAGCGTTCGACGCGCCTCTCAGCCCAGGTGTAGAGCTGGATCCCCGTTCGGGGTTGTTTCTCGATTGTCACAAGTTGGAGGCAAGTTACCTGCCAAGCCAGAGGCCGTCGTTGTCGGGGACGACGATTTCAGGTATCTCTTCGAAACACCGTCCGTCCGACGAGTTTGACTGGGaggccgcgcctctctctcgtcgctcttcgcaAACCTCAGAGCGGCCAGTTGGGCTGAGTCCAGTTCTGAACGTCCAAAGGCCCTTTGTTGGCGGCAGGGGGTGCgacgtgtctctcttctctgtgggcgaggcggggcgcTCAGCGCTCGCTGGGGGCGCgaacgaggcgccgcgggaGGGACGAGGCCTTCAGCTTGTCCCTCCCGCGGAGCAGAAAGGGACAAAGGGACGCGCGGCAGGCTCTGGCGACCCAGTGACGCtgggggcgaaggcgcgcacCGCAGACGCGAACGCAGTGAATGGACTGGGCGGTCTGCGGGGCCTTTGCGGCGTGAGAGAAGTGCACTGTCACCCGCTCGGCCGTccagaagaggaacgggaCCGGGTACCAGCGGGCTGGAGGCCATTGGCGAACGGGGAGTCCGCGAAGGGCCGAAAGGGAGTTGGCGGctgcgaggcggagaggcaagagaaacggagagtcGACCGTCCCTGTCCTTCGGCAGACCCTTGGGGCGGGGAACACCTGCAGAGCTTGCCGGAAACTCCTGAAAGCGACAGCCAAACAG GAAGTTTCTTCTCTATGGGGGCCTTGGCGGTGTTTCtcgcgccggagacgaggggaTCCGCTGCGGCTGTATCGCGACAACCTGTCGTCAGGGAGGGAGGCCAAGGCGAGATGCGACAAAGGACACTGAGTaaagaggacggcgacgaaaTGGGACAGGAACTGTGCGGTCCTG GAGGTGCGTCTTTGCACGGCGCCGTCCAGAGGGCGCCCAAAGGCGGCTTCAAAGTGAAGTTCGGCTTCAGTGCTTTTCG CGTTTCGCCGCGCAAGCGTCTTCAGGGAATCAAAAAGCCCGATAAACTCTGTAATAAAAAAGACTCTTCCCCAAACGCAAGGGACGACCGTCGAGTGGGGCAGGCGGGAATGGACACGATCAAGCGCTGA